The Streptomyces sp. NBC_01689 genome includes a window with the following:
- a CDS encoding TIGR03842 family LLM class F420-dependent oxidoreductase, whose amino-acid sequence MDFGLVLQTDPPASRVIELMKRAEDNGFTYGWTFDSAVLWQEPFVIYSQILANTERLTVGPMVTNPGTRTWEVTASTFATLNDMYGNRTVCGIGRGDSAMRVAGRKPNTLARISGAMKVIRALGRGEEADLGGTVVKFPWVRPGAELPVWMAAYGPKALKMTGEEADGFILQLADLYLTEYMVKAVKTAAAEAGRDPSEVTICVAAPAYVTRDDSPEAVAHAREQCRWFGGMVGNHVADLVSKYGEHSAAVPAELTDYIKAREGYDYSHHGRSGNPDTTFVPDEIVDRFCLIGTAEQHVEKLNALRELGVDQFALYDMHDAQEATIDAYGSTVIPAVNGR is encoded by the coding sequence ATGGACTTCGGACTCGTCCTGCAGACCGACCCCCCGGCCTCCCGCGTCATCGAGCTGATGAAGCGGGCCGAGGACAACGGCTTCACGTACGGCTGGACCTTCGACTCCGCCGTGCTGTGGCAGGAACCCTTCGTGATCTACAGTCAGATCCTCGCGAACACCGAGCGGCTGACGGTCGGACCGATGGTCACCAACCCGGGCACGCGCACGTGGGAGGTCACCGCGTCCACCTTCGCGACGCTCAACGACATGTACGGCAACCGCACCGTGTGCGGCATCGGACGGGGCGACTCGGCGATGCGTGTCGCCGGACGCAAACCGAACACGCTCGCCCGGATCAGCGGCGCGATGAAGGTCATCCGGGCGCTCGGCCGCGGCGAGGAGGCCGACCTCGGCGGTACCGTCGTCAAGTTCCCCTGGGTGCGGCCGGGAGCCGAACTCCCGGTGTGGATGGCCGCGTACGGCCCCAAGGCGCTGAAGATGACCGGTGAGGAGGCCGACGGCTTCATCCTCCAGCTCGCCGACCTCTATCTGACCGAGTACATGGTCAAGGCGGTGAAGACCGCGGCGGCCGAGGCGGGCCGGGACCCGTCCGAGGTGACGATCTGTGTGGCCGCGCCTGCCTACGTCACGCGGGACGACTCCCCGGAGGCGGTCGCCCACGCCCGCGAGCAGTGCCGCTGGTTCGGCGGCATGGTCGGCAACCACGTGGCCGACCTGGTCTCCAAGTACGGCGAGCACTCCGCCGCCGTGCCCGCCGAACTCACCGACTACATCAAGGCCCGTGAGGGGTACGACTACTCCCACCACGGACGCAGCGGCAATCCCGACACCACGTTCGTGCCCGACGAGATCGTCGACCGGTTCTGCCTGATCGGCACCGCCGAGCAGCACGTCGAGAAGCTGAACGCGCTGCGCGAGCTGGGCGTCGACCAGTTCGCGCTGTACGACATGCACGACGCGCAGGAGGCGACCATCGACGCCTACGGGTCGACGGTCATCCCGGCCGTCAACGGCCGATGA
- the hydA gene encoding dihydropyrimidinase encodes MSRTVIRGGLVITASDEMHADVLIEDGRVVALAATGTPTAESWTADRTVDAAGKYVIPGGVDAHTHMELPFGGTFASDTFETGTRAAAWGGTTTIVDFAVQSVGHSLREGLDAWNAKADGQCAVDYAFHMIVSDVNQDTLKEMDLLVEEGVTSFKQFMAYPGVFYSDDGQILRAMQRSAENGGLIMMHAENGIAIDVLVEQALARGETDPRFHGEVRKALLEAEATHRAIKLAQVAGAPLYVVHVSAQEAVAEIARSRDEGLNVFGETCPQYLFLSTDNLAEPDFEGSKYVCSTPLRPKEHQAALWRGLRTNDLQVVSTDHCPFCFVGQKELGRGDFSKIPNGLPGVENRMDLLHQAVVDGHISRRRWIEIACATPARMFGLYPKKGTIAPGADADIVIYDPHAEQVMSAETHHMNVDYSAYEGKRVTGRVETVLSRGEPVITDREFTGRAGHGVYTPRSTCQYLL; translated from the coding sequence ATGAGCCGTACCGTCATCCGTGGTGGTCTCGTCATCACCGCGTCCGACGAGATGCACGCCGACGTCCTGATCGAGGACGGCCGGGTCGTCGCGCTCGCCGCGACGGGCACCCCGACGGCCGAGTCGTGGACGGCCGACCGGACCGTCGACGCGGCCGGGAAGTACGTCATCCCGGGCGGCGTCGACGCCCACACCCACATGGAGCTGCCGTTCGGAGGCACCTTCGCCTCCGACACCTTCGAGACGGGCACCCGGGCGGCGGCCTGGGGCGGCACCACCACCATCGTCGACTTCGCGGTGCAGAGCGTCGGCCACTCGCTGCGCGAGGGCCTCGACGCCTGGAACGCCAAGGCCGACGGGCAGTGTGCCGTCGACTACGCCTTCCACATGATCGTCTCGGACGTCAACCAGGACACCCTGAAGGAGATGGACCTGCTGGTGGAGGAGGGGGTCACCTCCTTCAAGCAGTTCATGGCCTACCCCGGTGTCTTCTACAGCGACGACGGCCAGATCCTGCGCGCGATGCAGCGCTCCGCCGAGAACGGCGGCCTGATCATGATGCACGCCGAGAACGGCATCGCGATCGACGTGCTCGTCGAACAGGCGCTGGCCCGGGGCGAGACCGACCCGCGCTTCCACGGGGAGGTCCGCAAGGCGCTCCTGGAGGCCGAGGCCACCCACCGTGCCATCAAGCTCGCGCAGGTCGCCGGGGCACCGCTGTACGTCGTGCACGTCTCGGCGCAGGAGGCGGTCGCCGAGATCGCACGGTCGCGCGACGAGGGCCTGAACGTCTTCGGCGAGACCTGCCCGCAGTACCTGTTCCTGTCGACCGACAACCTCGCGGAGCCGGACTTCGAGGGCTCGAAGTACGTGTGCAGCACCCCCCTTCGGCCCAAGGAGCACCAGGCCGCCCTGTGGCGGGGCCTGCGCACCAACGACCTCCAGGTGGTGTCGACGGACCACTGCCCCTTCTGCTTCGTGGGCCAGAAGGAGCTCGGCCGGGGCGACTTCTCGAAGATCCCCAACGGCCTGCCCGGCGTCGAGAACCGCATGGACCTGCTGCACCAGGCCGTCGTCGACGGGCACATCTCGCGCCGCCGCTGGATCGAGATCGCCTGCGCCACCCCGGCCCGGATGTTCGGCCTGTACCCGAAGAAGGGCACCATCGCGCCGGGCGCCGACGCCGACATCGTCATCTACGACCCGCACGCCGAGCAGGTCATGTCCGCCGAGACGCACCACATGAACGTCGACTACTCGGCGTACGAGGGCAAGCGGGTCACCGGCCGTGTCGAGACCGTGCTCTCGCGCGGCGAACCCGTCATCACCGACCGGGAGTTCACCGGACGCGCGGGGCACGGTGTGTACACGCCCCGCTCCACCTGTCAGTACCTCCTCTGA
- a CDS encoding nitrilase-related carbon-nitrogen hydrolase produces the protein MSRVIRAAVFQTAWTGDKESMIQVHEQAARDAAAQGAQVLCFQELFYGPYFCQVQDKAFYAYAEQIPEGPIVRRFQALAEELGLVLVLPMYEEEQPGVLYNTAAVIDADGSYLGKYRKTHIPQVGGFWEKFYFRPGNSGWPVFDTAVGRIGVYICYDRHFPEGWRALGLAGAEIVFNPSATSRGLSGYLWQLEQPAAAVANEYFVGAINRVGVEEYGDNDFYGTSYFVDPEAQFVGEVASDKESELVVRDLDLAKLREVRDRWQFYRDRAPGAYGPLTAP, from the coding sequence ATGAGCAGAGTGATCCGCGCCGCCGTCTTCCAGACCGCCTGGACCGGCGACAAGGAGTCGATGATCCAGGTCCACGAGCAGGCGGCCCGCGACGCCGCCGCGCAGGGCGCACAGGTCCTGTGTTTCCAGGAGCTCTTCTACGGGCCCTACTTCTGCCAGGTCCAGGACAAGGCCTTCTACGCGTACGCGGAACAGATACCCGAGGGCCCGATCGTCCGGCGCTTCCAGGCACTCGCCGAGGAACTGGGCCTCGTCCTCGTCCTGCCGATGTACGAGGAGGAGCAGCCCGGCGTCCTGTACAACACCGCGGCGGTGATCGACGCCGACGGCTCCTACCTGGGCAAGTACCGCAAGACCCACATCCCCCAGGTCGGCGGGTTCTGGGAGAAGTTCTACTTCCGGCCCGGCAACTCGGGCTGGCCGGTCTTCGACACCGCCGTCGGCAGGATCGGCGTGTACATCTGCTACGACCGGCACTTCCCGGAGGGCTGGCGCGCGCTGGGCCTCGCGGGTGCCGAGATCGTCTTCAACCCGTCGGCCACCTCGCGCGGACTCTCCGGCTACCTGTGGCAGCTGGAGCAGCCGGCCGCGGCCGTCGCCAACGAGTACTTCGTGGGCGCGATCAACCGGGTGGGCGTCGAGGAGTACGGCGACAACGACTTCTACGGGACGAGCTACTTCGTCGACCCGGAGGCCCAGTTCGTCGGCGAGGTGGCGAGCGACAAGGAGAGCGAACTCGTCGTCCGCGACCTGGACCTGGCCAAGCTCCGCGAGGTGCGCGACCGGTGGCAGTTCTACCGGGACCGTGCCCCGGGGGCGTACGGGCCGCTGACGGCTCCCTGA
- a CDS encoding PucR family transcriptional regulator codes for MTTAPDTALSVRQVLTLERVLAGEPEVVAGAGHLDRPVRWVHVAEAADVGVMLSGGEMVLTTGVLLAGDPDAQTEYIRSLHRAEAAAVVLGLGRAFPAAPDVMCRAAERCGLPMVVLHRPFPFAELTEEVQSRLVSSKFAAVSLSESVRTALTGLITSGAPMQRILDEIAGHAACPVVVTNLAHRVLATAGERSAVDDVLRDWERIARQAGGSEGDGWIRAELGGRGERWGRIVLCGHRGDAVTGRLLADRAAEALVLHRMLAGPAHTWEEESAQSLLTDLVTGVVPARQLLPRARAAGLPVNRRSFVPLAVRDGDPARLDRVLRLLGLSGLVAELADGTTAVLLSLARDQDAEALAAHFAARLRHETGGPATVAAAAARHDWDDVPGGLREALHVAEAAADTPVGQQDHPVVVRLRDVHLRGLVRLLRDDPHVQSFAERELDGLLCGAESDPELLPVLRTYLATGRNKSRTARLHHVSRPALYRRLEAIEARLAVDLDDFEQAASVHIALLAHDAQQR; via the coding sequence ATGACCACCGCCCCGGACACCGCCCTGTCGGTACGCCAGGTCCTCACCCTGGAGCGGGTGCTCGCAGGCGAGCCCGAGGTGGTGGCGGGCGCGGGCCACCTCGACCGGCCCGTGCGCTGGGTGCACGTCGCCGAGGCCGCCGACGTGGGCGTCATGCTCAGCGGCGGGGAGATGGTGCTCACCACCGGCGTGCTGCTGGCCGGCGACCCGGACGCGCAGACCGAGTACATCCGTTCGCTGCACCGCGCGGAGGCCGCGGCCGTCGTCCTCGGACTCGGCCGGGCCTTCCCCGCGGCGCCCGACGTGATGTGCCGCGCCGCCGAGCGGTGCGGGCTGCCCATGGTGGTCCTGCACCGCCCCTTCCCCTTCGCCGAGCTGACGGAGGAGGTGCAGTCCCGGCTGGTCTCCAGCAAGTTCGCGGCCGTGAGCCTCTCCGAGTCCGTGCGCACCGCGCTCACCGGCCTCATCACCTCGGGCGCTCCCATGCAGCGGATCCTCGACGAGATCGCCGGGCACGCGGCCTGCCCCGTCGTCGTCACCAACCTCGCCCACCGGGTCCTCGCCACCGCGGGGGAGCGGTCGGCGGTGGACGACGTGCTGCGCGACTGGGAGCGCATCGCCCGGCAGGCGGGCGGCAGCGAGGGCGACGGATGGATCCGGGCCGAGCTGGGCGGGCGGGGCGAACGCTGGGGCCGCATCGTGCTGTGCGGCCACCGCGGCGACGCGGTGACCGGGCGGCTGCTCGCCGACCGGGCCGCCGAGGCCCTGGTCCTGCACCGGATGCTCGCCGGACCCGCGCACACCTGGGAGGAGGAGTCCGCGCAGAGCCTGCTCACCGACCTCGTGACCGGCGTCGTACCGGCCCGGCAGCTGCTGCCCCGGGCGCGCGCCGCCGGACTGCCCGTGAACCGGCGGTCGTTCGTGCCGCTGGCCGTCCGGGACGGCGACCCGGCCCGGCTGGACCGGGTGCTCAGACTGCTCGGCCTGTCCGGACTCGTCGCCGAACTCGCCGACGGGACCACCGCCGTGCTGCTGAGCCTCGCCCGCGACCAGGACGCCGAGGCGCTGGCCGCGCACTTCGCCGCCCGGCTGCGGCACGAGACCGGGGGCCCCGCGACCGTGGCGGCCGCCGCCGCGCGGCACGACTGGGACGACGTGCCCGGCGGCCTGCGGGAGGCCCTGCACGTCGCCGAGGCGGCCGCCGACACCCCCGTCGGCCAGCAGGACCACCCGGTGGTCGTGCGGCTGCGTGACGTCCATCTGCGCGGCCTGGTGCGGCTGCTGAGGGACGACCCGCACGTCCAGTCCTTCGCCGAACGGGAGCTGGACGGGCTGCTGTGCGGGGCCGAGTCCGACCCGGAGCTGCTGCCCGTGCTGCGGACGTATCTCGCGACGGGCCGCAACAAGTCCCGCACCGCGCGGCTCCACCACGTCAGCAGGCCCGCGCTCTACCGCCGGCTGGAGGCGATAGAGGCACGCCTCGCCGTCGACCTCGACGACTTCGAACAGGCGGCCTCCGTCCACATCGCGCTGCTCGCGCACGACGCTCAACAACGGTGA
- a CDS encoding aspartate aminotransferase family protein, protein MSDLYARHKAVLPDWLALYYKDPLEITHGEGRHVWDADGNKYLDFFGGILTTMTAHALPEVTKAVSEQAGRIIHSSTLYLNRPMVELAERIAQLSGIPDARVFFTTSGTEANDTALLLATTHRRSNQILAMRNSYHGRSFSAVGITGNKGWSPTSLSPLQTLYVHGGVRTRGPYADLSDSEFIAACVEDLRDLLGHVRAPAALIAEPVQGVGGFTAPPDGLYAAFREVLDEHGILWIADEVQTGWGRTGEHFWGWQAHDAAGPPDMLTFAKGIGNGMSIGGVVARAEIMNCLDSNSISTFGGSPVTMAAGLANLAYLLEHDLQGNARRVGGLLIERLRAIAAQVDGVREVRGRGLMIGVELVKPGTDEAHPEGAAAVLEAARQEGLLIGKGGGHDTSVLRIAPPLSLTVAEAEEGAAILDRALRCIR, encoded by the coding sequence GTGAGCGACCTGTACGCACGGCACAAGGCGGTCCTGCCCGACTGGCTCGCCCTCTACTACAAGGACCCGCTGGAGATCACCCACGGCGAGGGCCGCCATGTCTGGGACGCCGACGGCAACAAGTACCTGGACTTCTTCGGCGGCATCCTGACGACGATGACCGCGCACGCGCTGCCCGAGGTGACCAAGGCCGTCAGCGAGCAGGCCGGGCGGATCATCCACTCCTCCACGCTCTACCTCAACCGGCCCATGGTCGAACTGGCCGAGCGGATCGCCCAGTTGTCCGGCATCCCGGACGCCCGGGTCTTCTTCACCACCTCCGGCACCGAGGCCAACGACACGGCCCTGCTGCTCGCCACCACCCACCGGCGCAGCAACCAGATCCTCGCGATGCGCAACAGCTACCACGGCCGCTCCTTCAGCGCGGTCGGCATCACCGGCAACAAGGGCTGGTCGCCGACCTCGCTCTCGCCGCTGCAGACGCTGTACGTCCACGGCGGCGTCCGTACCCGCGGTCCCTACGCCGACCTGTCCGACAGCGAGTTCATCGCGGCCTGCGTCGAGGACCTCAGGGACCTGCTCGGCCACGTCCGGGCGCCCGCGGCCCTGATCGCCGAACCCGTGCAGGGCGTCGGCGGGTTCACCGCCCCGCCCGACGGCCTCTACGCGGCCTTCCGGGAGGTCCTCGACGAGCACGGCATCCTCTGGATCGCCGACGAGGTGCAGACCGGCTGGGGGCGCACCGGCGAGCACTTCTGGGGCTGGCAGGCGCACGACGCCGCGGGCCCGCCGGACATGCTGACCTTCGCCAAGGGCATCGGCAACGGCATGTCCATCGGCGGCGTCGTCGCCCGCGCCGAGATCATGAACTGCCTGGACTCCAACTCCATCTCGACCTTCGGCGGCTCACCGGTCACGATGGCGGCGGGGCTGGCGAACCTCGCCTACCTCCTCGAACACGACCTCCAGGGCAACGCCCGGCGCGTCGGCGGTCTGCTCATCGAGCGGCTGCGGGCGATTGCCGCGCAGGTCGACGGCGTACGGGAGGTCCGCGGTCGCGGGCTGATGATCGGCGTCGAACTGGTGAAGCCCGGCACCGACGAGGCGCATCCCGAGGGCGCCGCCGCCGTGCTCGAAGCGGCCCGCCAGGAAGGCCTGCTGATCGGCAAGGGCGGCGGTCACGACACCAGCGTGCTGCGCATCGCGCCGCCACTGTCCCTCACCGTCGCGGAGGCGGAGGAGGGCGCGGCGATCCTCGATCGCGCGCTGAGGTGCATCCGGTAA
- a CDS encoding nitrilase-related carbon-nitrogen hydrolase: MANVVRAALVQATWTGDTASMVAKHEEHAREAARQGAKVIGFQEVFNAPYFCQVQEPEHYRWAEPVPDGPTVTRMRELARETGMVVVVPVFEVEQSGFYYNTAAVIDADGTFLGKYRKHHIPQVKGFWEKYYFKPGNLGWPVFDTAVGRIGVYICYDRHFPEGWRQLGLNGAQLVYNPSATSRGLSAYLWQLEQPAAAVANEYFVAAINRVGQEEYGENDFYGTSYFVDPRGRFVGEPASDKTEELVVRDLDFDLIEEVRQQWAFYRDRRPDAYEGLVQP; this comes from the coding sequence ATGGCCAACGTCGTACGCGCCGCTCTGGTCCAGGCGACCTGGACCGGCGACACCGCTTCCATGGTCGCCAAGCACGAGGAGCACGCCCGCGAGGCGGCCCGGCAGGGCGCGAAGGTGATCGGCTTCCAGGAAGTCTTCAACGCCCCCTATTTCTGCCAGGTCCAGGAGCCGGAGCACTACCGCTGGGCGGAACCCGTGCCCGACGGACCCACGGTGACCCGTATGCGTGAACTCGCCCGCGAGACCGGCATGGTCGTCGTGGTGCCCGTCTTCGAGGTCGAGCAGTCCGGCTTCTACTACAACACCGCGGCCGTGATCGACGCCGACGGCACCTTCCTCGGCAAGTACCGCAAGCACCACATCCCGCAGGTCAAGGGCTTCTGGGAGAAGTACTACTTCAAACCCGGCAACCTCGGCTGGCCCGTCTTCGACACCGCCGTCGGCCGGATCGGCGTCTACATCTGCTACGACCGCCACTTCCCCGAGGGCTGGCGCCAACTCGGCCTCAACGGCGCGCAGCTCGTCTACAACCCCTCCGCCACCTCCCGCGGCCTGTCCGCCTACCTCTGGCAGCTGGAACAGCCCGCCGCGGCCGTGGCCAACGAGTACTTCGTCGCCGCGATCAACCGTGTCGGGCAGGAGGAGTACGGCGAGAACGACTTCTACGGGACCTCGTACTTCGTCGACCCGCGCGGCCGGTTCGTGGGGGAGCCCGCCAGTGACAAGACCGAGGAACTCGTCGTCCGGGACCTCGACTTCGACCTGATCGAGGAGGTGCGTCAGCAGTGGGCGTTCTACCGCGACCGCCGGCCCGACGCGTACGAGGGGCTGGTGCAGCCGTGA
- the ggt gene encoding gamma-glutamyltransferase: MRRPVARNLAVLAVSAAVVSVGAAAPPGSVKAAVPVAAGAPAKVPVAVGYGGAVASVDSDASAAGIEVLRKGGNAVDAAVATAAALGVTEPYSSGVGGGGYFVYYDAKSRTVRTIDGRETAPLSADSGLFLENGKPLPFADAVTSGLSVGTPGTPATWQTALDSWGSRRLSTVLAPAERIARDGFKVDATFRSQTESNEARFRNFPDTAKLFLPGGNLPVVGSTLKNPDLARTYEELGRKGVGAIYRGDLGRDIVATVNKPPVDPRSAYDARPGKLSLRDLAAYRAKKQAPTETSYRGRKVYSIAPSSSGGTTVGEALNILERTDLSRASDVQYLHHFIEASRIAFADRGRWVGDPAFENVPTKELLSQKYADSRACLIKDNAVLTSPLAPGDPRHPAACSTAGKAAPTTYEGENTTHLTVADKWGNVVSYTLTIEQTGGSGITVPGRGFLLNNELTDFSFTPADPAVHDPNLPGPGKRPRSSISPTIVLDRHDRPVVALGSPGGATIITTVLQTLTGFLDRGLPLVDAIAAPRASQRNAAQTELEPGLYDSPLRARLEALGHSFKLNPEIGAATGVQRLPDGRWRAAAETVRRGGGSAMVVRPAP, encoded by the coding sequence ATGCGTCGCCCTGTTGCGCGGAATCTGGCGGTCCTGGCGGTTTCGGCCGCGGTGGTGTCGGTCGGCGCCGCGGCACCCCCGGGCTCGGTGAAAGCGGCCGTGCCGGTCGCCGCCGGCGCGCCGGCGAAGGTCCCGGTCGCCGTCGGGTACGGCGGCGCGGTGGCGAGTGTGGACTCCGACGCCTCCGCGGCGGGGATCGAGGTCCTCAGGAAGGGCGGCAACGCGGTGGACGCGGCGGTCGCCACGGCCGCGGCCCTCGGCGTCACCGAGCCCTACTCCTCCGGCGTGGGCGGAGGCGGCTACTTCGTCTACTACGACGCCAAGTCCCGTACGGTGCGCACGATCGACGGCCGCGAGACCGCGCCGCTGAGCGCCGACTCGGGGCTGTTCCTGGAGAACGGCAAACCCCTCCCCTTCGCGGACGCCGTCACCAGTGGACTGAGCGTCGGCACGCCGGGCACACCCGCCACCTGGCAGACGGCGCTGGACAGTTGGGGCAGCAGGCGGCTGAGCACCGTGCTCGCGCCCGCGGAGCGCATCGCCCGGGACGGCTTCAAGGTCGACGCGACCTTCCGCTCCCAGACGGAGTCCAACGAAGCCCGCTTCAGGAACTTCCCGGACACCGCGAAGCTGTTCCTGCCCGGCGGGAACCTCCCGGTGGTCGGCTCGACCCTCAAGAACCCCGATCTCGCCCGCACCTACGAGGAACTGGGGCGCAAGGGCGTCGGCGCGATCTACCGCGGCGACCTCGGCAGGGACATCGTGGCCACCGTGAACAAGCCGCCGGTGGACCCCCGTTCCGCCTACGACGCGCGGCCCGGAAAGCTCTCGCTCCGGGACCTGGCGGCGTACCGGGCGAAGAAGCAGGCGCCCACGGAGACCTCGTACCGCGGTCGGAAGGTCTACTCGATCGCACCCTCCTCGTCCGGCGGCACCACGGTCGGCGAGGCCCTCAACATCCTGGAGAGGACCGACCTCTCCCGGGCGAGCGACGTGCAGTACCTGCACCACTTCATCGAGGCCAGCCGGATCGCGTTCGCCGACCGGGGGCGCTGGGTCGGCGACCCCGCCTTCGAGAACGTCCCCACGAAGGAACTGCTGTCGCAGAAGTACGCCGACTCGCGCGCGTGCCTGATCAAGGACAATGCGGTGCTGACCAGCCCGCTCGCCCCCGGGGACCCGCGCCACCCGGCGGCCTGCTCCACCGCCGGAAAGGCCGCCCCGACGACGTACGAGGGTGAGAACACCACGCACCTCACCGTCGCCGACAAGTGGGGGAACGTCGTCTCCTACACGCTGACCATCGAGCAGACCGGCGGCAGTGGCATCACCGTCCCGGGCCGGGGTTTCCTCCTCAACAACGAGCTGACGGACTTCTCGTTCACCCCGGCCGACCCGGCCGTGCACGACCCGAACCTGCCCGGTCCCGGCAAGCGGCCGCGCTCGTCGATCTCGCCGACGATCGTGCTGGACCGGCACGACCGGCCGGTGGTGGCGCTCGGTTCACCGGGCGGGGCGACCATCATCACGACCGTGCTGCAGACCCTCACCGGATTCCTGGACCGCGGACTGCCGCTCGTCGACGCGATCGCCGCGCCGCGGGCCAGCCAGCGCAACGCGGCGCAGACGGAACTCGAACCGGGGCTGTACGACAGCCCGCTCAGGGCCCGGCTGGAGGCCCTGGGGCACTCCTTCAAGCTCAACCCCGAGATCGGCGCGGCGACCGGCGTCCAGCGCCTTCCCGACGGCAGGTGGCGGGCCGCGGCGGAGACGGTGCGGCGCGGCGGTGGCTCGGCGATGGTGGTGCGCCCCGCGCCGTAG
- a CDS encoding alpha/beta fold hydrolase, protein MGQRRHALRTTAVGAVSAALITGGTLGLAPAAGAASDGVRFVDIAGDGGTVLKGNVVTPADADGSRTYPLLVLPTSWGLPQVEYLAQARRLADSGYVVVTYNVRGFWQSGGEIEVAGPPDVADTSRVIDWALAHTPADARRIGVAGVSYGAGISLLAAEHDKRIKAVAALSGWADLIDSIYSGRTEHTQATALLGGVGAVTGRPSAELRGILSAFFSSDLSKEQEMMAWGRKRSPETYVDQLDRNGPAVFMANAWGDTIFPPNQYARFYEELTGPKRLEFRPGDHATAELTGLFGVPNDVWTDASRWFDHYLRGEDNGIDREQPVRLKSRSTGGYEGYPDWKSVGATTRKMALAGTTTIHTNVDSGADGGIIFLSSLLDQVARIPPTAAVPLLPRRWAAVWQSERYTDVQQVRGTARLHTTLTPTEESGTLVAYLYDVGPLGLGKLVSNAPYTFHGRTPGRPFGVDLDLYSTAYDVPAGHRLALVVDTVDPLYTEHNPPGAQLTFSSPANDPSFVSIPLREQ, encoded by the coding sequence GTGGGACAGCGTCGCCATGCCCTGCGCACGACCGCCGTGGGCGCCGTCTCGGCGGCCCTGATCACCGGCGGCACCCTCGGGCTCGCGCCCGCCGCCGGGGCGGCCTCGGACGGCGTCCGTTTCGTCGACATCGCCGGGGACGGCGGCACGGTCCTCAAGGGCAACGTCGTCACCCCCGCGGACGCCGACGGCAGCCGCACCTACCCGCTCCTCGTGCTGCCCACGAGCTGGGGCCTGCCCCAGGTCGAGTACCTCGCCCAGGCCCGCAGGCTCGCGGACTCCGGCTATGTGGTCGTCACCTACAACGTCCGCGGCTTCTGGCAGTCGGGCGGCGAGATAGAAGTGGCCGGGCCGCCCGACGTCGCCGACACCTCCAGGGTGATCGACTGGGCGCTCGCCCACACCCCCGCCGACGCGCGGCGGATCGGCGTGGCCGGCGTCTCGTACGGCGCCGGGATCAGCCTGCTGGCCGCCGAGCACGACAAGCGGATCAAGGCGGTGGCCGCGCTGAGCGGCTGGGCCGACCTCATCGACTCGATCTACTCCGGCCGCACCGAGCACACCCAGGCCACCGCCCTGCTCGGCGGCGTCGGCGCCGTCACCGGCCGCCCCAGCGCCGAACTCCGCGGGATCCTCTCGGCCTTCTTCTCCTCGGACCTCTCGAAGGAGCAGGAGATGATGGCCTGGGGGCGGAAACGTTCTCCCGAGACCTACGTCGACCAGCTCGACCGGAACGGGCCGGCCGTCTTCATGGCCAACGCCTGGGGCGACACGATCTTCCCGCCCAACCAGTACGCCCGTTTCTACGAGGAGCTGACCGGGCCCAAACGCCTGGAGTTCCGCCCCGGCGACCACGCCACCGCCGAGCTCACCGGTCTGTTCGGAGTCCCCAACGACGTGTGGACGGACGCCAGCCGCTGGTTCGACCACTACCTCAGGGGCGAGGACAACGGAATCGACCGTGAGCAGCCGGTCCGGCTCAAGTCCCGCTCCACCGGCGGTTACGAGGGCTACCCGGACTGGAAGTCGGTCGGCGCCACCACGCGGAAGATGGCGCTGGCGGGTACCACCACGATCCACACGAACGTCGACTCGGGCGCGGACGGCGGGATCATCTTCCTCTCCAGCCTCCTGGACCAGGTGGCCCGGATCCCTCCGACGGCGGCCGTCCCGCTGCTGCCGCGCCGCTGGGCGGCCGTCTGGCAGTCGGAGCGGTACACGGACGTCCAGCAGGTCCGCGGCACCGCCCGGCTGCACACCACGCTCACCCCGACCGAGGAGAGCGGCACCCTCGTCGCCTACCTGTACGACGTGGGGCCGCTCGGCCTCGGCAAGCTGGTCAGCAACGCGCCGTACACCTTCCACGGGCGGACACCCGGCCGGCCGTTCGGCGTCGATCTGGACCTGTACTCCACGGCCTACGACGTCCCCGCGGGACACCGGCTCGCCCTGGTCGTCGACACGGTCGACCCGCTCTACACCGAGCACAACCCGCCCGGCGCGCAGCTGACCTTCTCCTCACCGGCGAACGACCCGTCCTTCGTGTCGATTCCCCTGCGCGAGCAGTGA